One genomic region from Cellulomonas fengjieae encodes:
- a CDS encoding MFS transporter → MTQQLAPTRAESLTPAPSARFSLPAAGGLPFLATALTGRIPSSMIQLGLLMFVASSGLGVGLGGVTVAAVGIGTAVGAPLVGRSVDRWGPLPVVVVATLVQVTGLLAVLEATQRDAAMWAVVLCAGVVGAANPQVGSIARSRWSHLGRRSGGPDLVHRAMGYEVAADEVGFIVGPVAAGLLVALLGPVPALWVLIGLAVLGQGAFAVYLWTDRADWPRHRTTASGERHARARLRLAPLVAPMLACLAVGAAFGSTQTALTAVNTLRGTEELTGLLYACVGLGSAIASLWITRLVRGGNIAVRVIAGGAAVLAGALGLTTLPGAWGAAAFALVLGAGAGTLLVSSYARAEQVAPPQLVASTMSLLATALVLGLSAGAATSGALAGTVEHAFWPAAAAGVIGICAGVGLRTRGRRTRS, encoded by the coding sequence TTGACGCAACAGCTCGCGCCCACGCGCGCGGAATCACTCACCCCTGCCCCCTCGGCCCGCTTCTCGCTGCCTGCCGCGGGCGGCCTGCCGTTCCTGGCCACGGCGCTCACCGGCCGGATCCCGTCCTCGATGATCCAGCTGGGCCTCCTGATGTTCGTGGCCTCGTCCGGGCTCGGTGTCGGGCTCGGCGGCGTGACCGTCGCGGCCGTCGGCATCGGCACCGCCGTCGGGGCGCCCCTCGTGGGACGCAGCGTCGACCGCTGGGGTCCGCTGCCCGTCGTCGTCGTGGCGACCCTCGTGCAGGTGACCGGGCTGCTCGCGGTCCTGGAGGCCACCCAGCGGGACGCCGCGATGTGGGCGGTGGTCCTGTGTGCCGGCGTGGTCGGGGCGGCGAACCCGCAGGTCGGGTCGATCGCCCGGTCGCGGTGGTCGCACCTCGGACGTCGCAGCGGGGGACCGGACCTCGTGCACCGCGCGATGGGGTACGAGGTCGCGGCCGACGAGGTCGGCTTCATCGTCGGCCCCGTCGCTGCCGGCCTGCTCGTGGCGCTGCTGGGACCGGTGCCCGCGCTCTGGGTGCTGATCGGCCTGGCGGTGCTCGGACAGGGCGCCTTCGCGGTGTACCTGTGGACCGACCGTGCGGACTGGCCGCGGCACCGCACCACCGCGTCGGGCGAGCGGCACGCCCGCGCGCGCCTGCGGCTGGCGCCCCTCGTCGCGCCGATGCTCGCGTGCCTCGCCGTGGGGGCGGCGTTCGGCTCGACGCAGACCGCGCTCACCGCCGTGAACACCCTGCGCGGCACCGAGGAGCTCACCGGTCTCCTGTACGCCTGCGTGGGGCTCGGCAGCGCGATCGCGAGCCTGTGGATCACCCGGCTCGTCCGGGGCGGGAACATCGCCGTCCGGGTGATCGCCGGGGGTGCGGCAGTGCTGGCCGGCGCGCTGGGTCTGACGACGCTGCCCGGTGCGTGGGGCGCGGCGGCGTTCGCGCTCGTGCTCGGCGCCGGTGCCGGGACGCTGCTGGTGAGCAGCTACGCCCGTGCCGAGCAGGTGGCTCCGCCGCAGCTGGTCGCCTCCACGATGTCTCTGCTCGCCACCGCGCTGGTGCTCGGGCTGTCCGCGGGAGCGGCGACCAGCGGGGCGCTGGCCGGCACCGTGGAGCACGCCTTCTGGCCCGCTGCCGCGGCGGGCGTCATCGGGATCTGTGCCGGGGTCGGGCTCCGCACCCGTGGTCGTCGCACCCGGTCCTGA
- a CDS encoding endo-1,4-beta-xylanase, with protein sequence MPRDGRRWAGRWIGAATAVVLAAVGLAAPASAVADTTFDVDIRVSGPGKVTGEGSYEAGDTVQLTATPARSHVWGGWTSAELDWIGARVDSFTMPAGDVVLETTFRRQMAPLKEVYRDYFDVGNIYSNPGTYQAGSPASETIARHYNVMTAENNMKPDQLLPNDNIDPVTGAFTFDFSAADAFVDQTLARGMKVHGHVLVWHGQSPPRINSGTTGGTRAQAKANMERYIKEVLTHFRGRTVSWDVVNEAFVDGLAEFDPETQDWRDFLRGGPNGGFSNWYNAYANGADTAAGEHPADFLYDAFVYARTYGPETRLEYNDFNVFQSEGKAQAIIAMATDLNARYAAEHPEDPRPLVEALGMQSHNYINQTPAFACSDLTRLPRLVEDSAQEWQPGACSDEASVERSIQLIIEAGFSVSISELDLQVWEAWNGQPEGDDRSAYRDLTDPSVKDRISRGEFDYWVGKIENRAELEAIQAQRFAEYFAVYKKYSTDINRVTFWGLTDQLSWRSTHNPLIFNSDFSEKLGAAAVADPEGWLGIRKPITDTSALEETVAQAEALDLRGHTYTGKSLGAVKKALGGAKAALAKGASQAKVNEATAALVAAVAALERKEPHRPRK encoded by the coding sequence GTGCCGCGGGACGGCCGGCGCTGGGCCGGGCGGTGGATCGGGGCGGCCACGGCGGTCGTGCTGGCGGCCGTCGGGCTCGCCGCACCGGCGTCGGCCGTCGCGGACACCACGTTCGACGTGGACATCCGGGTCTCCGGCCCCGGGAAGGTCACGGGAGAGGGCAGCTACGAGGCCGGCGACACCGTCCAGCTGACGGCGACCCCGGCGCGGTCCCACGTCTGGGGCGGCTGGACGTCGGCGGAGCTCGACTGGATCGGCGCCCGGGTCGACTCGTTCACGATGCCCGCCGGCGACGTCGTCCTCGAGACCACGTTCCGGCGTCAGATGGCCCCGCTCAAGGAGGTGTACCGGGACTACTTCGACGTGGGCAACATCTACTCGAACCCGGGGACCTACCAGGCCGGGTCGCCGGCCTCGGAGACGATCGCGCGGCACTACAACGTCATGACGGCCGAGAACAACATGAAGCCGGACCAGCTGCTGCCGAACGACAACATCGACCCCGTCACCGGCGCGTTCACGTTCGACTTCAGCGCCGCCGACGCCTTCGTCGACCAGACGCTCGCGCGTGGCATGAAGGTCCACGGGCACGTGCTCGTGTGGCACGGCCAGTCGCCACCGCGGATCAACAGCGGCACGACGGGCGGCACGCGGGCCCAGGCCAAGGCCAACATGGAGCGGTACATCAAGGAGGTGCTGACGCACTTCCGGGGGCGGACCGTCTCCTGGGACGTCGTCAACGAGGCGTTCGTCGACGGGCTCGCGGAGTTCGACCCCGAGACGCAGGACTGGCGCGACTTCCTGCGCGGCGGCCCCAACGGCGGCTTCTCCAACTGGTACAACGCCTACGCAAACGGCGCGGACACGGCGGCCGGCGAGCACCCTGCGGACTTCCTGTACGACGCGTTCGTGTACGCGCGCACCTACGGCCCGGAGACGCGGCTCGAGTACAACGACTTCAACGTCTTCCAGTCCGAGGGCAAGGCGCAGGCCATCATCGCGATGGCCACGGACCTCAACGCGCGCTACGCCGCTGAGCACCCGGAGGACCCGCGACCGCTCGTCGAGGCCCTCGGCATGCAGTCGCACAACTACATCAACCAGACGCCGGCGTTCGCCTGCTCCGACCTCACGCGCCTGCCCCGGCTCGTGGAGGACTCCGCGCAGGAGTGGCAGCCGGGGGCGTGCTCGGACGAGGCGTCCGTGGAGCGGTCGATCCAGCTCATCATCGAGGCGGGCTTCTCGGTGAGCATCAGCGAGCTGGACCTGCAGGTCTGGGAGGCGTGGAACGGCCAGCCCGAGGGTGACGACCGGTCGGCGTACCGCGACCTGACCGACCCGTCCGTCAAGGACCGCATCTCCCGCGGCGAGTTCGACTACTGGGTCGGCAAGATCGAGAACCGCGCCGAGCTCGAGGCGATCCAGGCGCAGCGGTTCGCCGAGTACTTCGCCGTCTACAAGAAGTACTCCACGGACATCAACCGCGTGACGTTCTGGGGGCTGACCGACCAGCTCAGCTGGCGGTCCACCCACAACCCGCTGATCTTCAACAGCGACTTCTCCGAGAAGCTCGGCGCGGCGGCCGTCGCCGACCCCGAGGGCTGGCTCGGCATCCGCAAGCCGATCACCGACACCTCGGCGCTCGAGGAGACCGTCGCGCAGGCCGAGGCACTGGACCTGCGTGGGCACACCTACACCGGCAAGAGCCTGGGCGCGGTGAAGAAGGCCCTGGGCGGCGCCAAGGCCGCCCTCGCCAAGGGTGCCTCGCAGGCCAAGGTGAACGAGGCCACCGCAGCGCTCGTTGCCGCGGTCGCCGCGCTGGAGCGTAAGGAGCCCCACCGCCCGAGGAAGTGA
- a CDS encoding MerR family transcriptional regulator, which produces MGYRIAEVAELVGVPATTLRYYEDIGLLERPARGGNGYRTYDDADVARLRFLSAARNLGIPLADVADLMTAYDVEDCATVAHQMVEMVATRVAETRTRIGDLVALAAHLQSVDARLADAPTAGGCGEGCPCATAAPAPLTDRRTLVPLTRGPAVPAPDVPVIACSLDAGSMADRVSDWQALAGRAVRRDQIPGGVALQFAPSPELAQEVARLAAAEQSCCGFFTFTVRLAVGELRLEVGAPDEAADLVTALFGAAA; this is translated from the coding sequence ATGGGCTACCGCATCGCCGAGGTCGCGGAGCTGGTCGGGGTGCCGGCCACGACGCTGCGCTACTACGAGGACATCGGTCTGCTGGAGCGACCCGCCCGCGGGGGCAACGGGTACCGCACCTACGACGACGCCGACGTCGCGCGGTTGAGGTTCCTCAGCGCGGCACGGAACCTGGGCATCCCGTTGGCCGACGTCGCGGACCTGATGACGGCGTACGACGTCGAGGACTGCGCGACGGTCGCCCACCAGATGGTGGAGATGGTCGCCACGCGAGTGGCCGAGACCCGGACGCGGATCGGCGACCTCGTGGCGCTGGCTGCCCACCTGCAGAGCGTCGACGCGCGGCTCGCGGACGCGCCGACCGCCGGTGGCTGCGGCGAGGGGTGCCCGTGCGCGACCGCGGCGCCCGCGCCGCTGACGGACCGGCGGACCCTGGTGCCGCTGACGCGCGGCCCGGCCGTGCCGGCGCCGGACGTCCCCGTGATCGCCTGCTCGCTCGACGCCGGATCGATGGCGGACCGGGTGTCCGACTGGCAGGCGCTGGCCGGCCGGGCCGTGCGTCGCGACCAGATCCCCGGGGGCGTCGCCCTGCAGTTCGCCCCGTCGCCGGAGCTTGCGCAGGAGGTCGCGCGGCTCGCGGCCGCCGAGCAGAGCTGCTGCGGCTTCTTCACCTTCACGGTGCGGCTGGCGGTCGGCGAGCTTCGCCTGGAGGTGGGGGCGCCCGACGAGGCCGCCGACCTCGTCACGGCCCTGTTCGGCGCCGCCGCCTGA
- a CDS encoding maleylpyruvate isomerase N-terminal domain-containing protein encodes MKPVATIDACHTSHRVLLERLASLTEEDLRAPSLLPGYSRGHVVAHVVNKAKAHALLFDGAVAGEVRRIHPDGYDPDRAAELGAARPGVELRTELAQCFGLLETAWAGLDDALWTRRGHMAAGPRTMAEIVGHHLRNVEVHHVDLDIGHRPSDWPSVFVDGELPKRLRALPDRADRAELLAWLLDRAPAPELSGPW; translated from the coding sequence ATGAAGCCGGTCGCGACCATCGACGCGTGCCACACGAGCCATCGGGTCCTGCTGGAGCGCCTGGCGTCGCTCACCGAGGAGGACCTTCGCGCGCCGAGCCTGCTCCCCGGCTATTCGCGGGGACACGTCGTCGCGCACGTCGTGAACAAGGCGAAGGCGCACGCGCTGCTCTTCGACGGCGCCGTCGCCGGGGAGGTGCGCAGGATCCACCCTGACGGGTACGACCCGGACCGGGCGGCGGAGCTGGGCGCGGCCCGCCCCGGCGTCGAGCTCCGCACCGAGCTGGCCCAGTGCTTCGGGCTTCTCGAGACCGCGTGGGCCGGGCTCGACGATGCGCTCTGGACCCGGCGGGGGCACATGGCCGCCGGCCCGCGGACGATGGCCGAGATCGTGGGGCACCACCTGCGGAACGTCGAGGTCCACCACGTGGATCTCGACATCGGGCATCGACCGTCCGACTGGCCGTCGGTGTTCGTCGACGGCGAGCTGCCCAAGCGCCTCCGCGCTCTCCCCGACCGGGCCGACCGAGCCGAGCTCCTCGCCTGGCTCCTCGATCGAGCACCCGCGCCCGAGCTGAGCGGGCCCTGGTAG
- a CDS encoding DUF6223 family protein, which produces MRTPGALTSVRRALAAAGAVLVVTCALAAPAAAHAHVQAARDTSGLTSGRVGPTAVAVLALAGAVFGALALRRRAGRSAAVAAVALGLLGVVSGAVFAATADGGLGTGNGLGGAVVAVVLGALAVVLGGFVLARSRRARPRVRDLQS; this is translated from the coding sequence ATGCGAACGCCAGGAGCACTCACGTCGGTCCGGCGGGCCCTTGCCGCAGCCGGAGCAGTCCTCGTCGTCACGTGCGCGCTCGCCGCACCGGCTGCGGCGCACGCTCACGTGCAGGCGGCACGTGACACCTCCGGCCTCACCTCCGGACGTGTCGGGCCCACCGCCGTGGCGGTCCTGGCGCTGGCCGGAGCGGTCTTCGGCGCTCTGGCCCTCAGGCGCCGTGCAGGGCGCTCTGCCGCCGTCGCGGCCGTGGCGCTGGGACTGCTCGGTGTGGTGTCCGGGGCGGTGTTCGCGGCCACCGCCGACGGTGGTCTGGGCACGGGCAACGGGCTCGGCGGTGCCGTCGTGGCCGTGGTGCTCGGGGCGCTCGCCGTCGTTCTCGGTGGGTTCGTCCTGGCCCGCTCCCGGCGCGCACGTCCTCGAGTTCGGGACCTGCAGTCCTGA
- a CDS encoding sensor histidine kinase, with product MPAPVRDTGVGIGVAVALVLAGLSGERPAGDLDVLGLVLLAAGGLTLAAGRRAPVAVLAVTGLCAVGYQAVGFDGPAVAFLFAVFAAMRAGHHAATAIASVAMLAALPLVALSSGRDVGTAFTQGRDALELAWLIAAAAGGEALRQAERRADEAERTREEVAKRRADEERLHIARELHDSLTHQISIIKVQSEVAVHVARRRGDQVPEALLAIQEASREATRELRATLTALRDDDLAPPRGLDHVHELVSGARSIGLDATLTMDGPRADVPTAVGRAAYRIIQESLTNVVRHAGATTASVTVDCRPDLLSVQVDDDGRATPGTVQLMGVGLLGMQERVRALGGRLSAGARSEGGFTVRAELPVDRTP from the coding sequence GTGCCTGCTCCCGTCAGGGACACCGGCGTCGGCATCGGCGTCGCCGTTGCACTCGTGCTCGCCGGACTGTCGGGCGAGCGGCCGGCCGGCGACCTCGATGTGCTCGGTCTGGTGCTGCTCGCCGCCGGCGGGCTGACCCTCGCCGCCGGCCGCCGCGCACCGGTCGCCGTCCTGGCCGTCACCGGGCTGTGCGCCGTGGGCTATCAGGCGGTCGGCTTCGACGGCCCTGCGGTCGCGTTCCTGTTCGCGGTGTTCGCCGCGATGCGGGCGGGCCATCACGCCGCCACGGCGATCGCGAGCGTGGCCATGCTGGCGGCGCTACCGCTCGTGGCCCTGTCCTCCGGGCGCGACGTGGGCACGGCGTTCACGCAGGGCCGGGACGCGCTCGAGCTCGCGTGGCTCATCGCGGCCGCCGCCGGCGGCGAGGCGCTACGCCAGGCGGAGCGGCGCGCGGACGAGGCGGAGCGCACCCGGGAGGAGGTCGCGAAGCGCCGCGCCGACGAGGAGCGGCTGCACATCGCGCGCGAGCTGCACGACTCGCTCACCCACCAGATCTCGATCATCAAGGTGCAGTCCGAGGTCGCCGTCCACGTCGCACGGAGGCGCGGCGACCAGGTGCCGGAGGCCCTGCTGGCCATCCAGGAAGCCAGTCGTGAGGCGACCCGAGAGCTCCGCGCGACGCTGACCGCGCTCCGCGACGACGACCTCGCTCCGCCACGCGGGCTCGACCACGTCCACGAGCTGGTGTCGGGCGCCCGGTCCATCGGTCTGGACGCGACGCTGACGATGGACGGCCCACGCGCCGACGTGCCGACCGCCGTCGGCCGGGCCGCCTACCGGATCATCCAGGAGTCGCTCACCAACGTGGTCCGGCACGCCGGCGCCACGACGGCGTCGGTCACGGTCGACTGCCGCCCGGACCTGCTGTCGGTCCAGGTCGACGATGACGGTCGGGCGACGCCCGGCACCGTCCAGCTGATGGGTGTGGGACTGCTCGGCATGCAGGAACGCGTCCGCGCGCTCGGCGGTCGGCTGAGCGCGGGAGCCCGCAGCGAGGGAGGGTTCACCGTCCGGGCCGAGCTCCCCGTGGACCGCACGCCGTGA
- a CDS encoding response regulator gives MIRVLLVDDQPLLRSGFRALLDLEDDITVVGEAADGEHGVALARELRPDVALMDVQMPVVDGIEATRRIALDPDLAGVHVVILTNYGLDEYVFEALRAGAAGFLVKDIVPEDLLHAVRVAARGDALLAPSITRKLIDRYVTRPPRAVGDAALRDLTAREREAVALVAGGLTNDQIAATMVITPMTAKTHVNRAMAKLHARDRGQLVVLAYESGLVAPGDR, from the coding sequence GTGATCCGGGTCCTGCTCGTCGACGACCAGCCGCTCCTGCGCAGCGGGTTCCGCGCGCTCCTCGACCTCGAGGACGACATCACGGTGGTGGGCGAGGCCGCGGACGGGGAGCACGGCGTCGCGCTCGCGCGGGAGCTCCGGCCGGACGTCGCGCTCATGGACGTCCAGATGCCCGTGGTCGACGGCATCGAGGCCACGCGGCGCATCGCCCTCGACCCCGATCTCGCCGGGGTGCACGTCGTGATCCTGACCAACTACGGGCTCGACGAGTACGTCTTCGAGGCACTCCGCGCCGGGGCGGCAGGGTTCCTGGTCAAGGACATCGTCCCGGAGGACCTCCTGCACGCCGTGCGCGTCGCGGCACGTGGCGACGCCCTGCTCGCACCGTCGATCACCCGCAAGCTGATCGACCGGTACGTCACCCGGCCGCCCCGGGCCGTCGGCGACGCGGCGCTGCGCGACCTGACCGCTCGCGAACGTGAAGCCGTCGCCCTCGTCGCCGGAGGCCTCACCAACGACCAGATCGCCGCGACGATGGTGATCACGCCGATGACCGCCAAGACTCATGTCAACCGGGCCATGGCCAAGCTGCACGCCCGCGACCGGGGCCAGCTCGTGGTGCTCGCCTACGAGTCGGGGCTCGTGGCACCGGGCGACCGCTGA
- a CDS encoding cellulase family glycosylhydrolase, which produces MRLGLIFGCLAALLLGGSTTALSADAAAGCRVDYRVPSQWPSGFTADVKVTNLGDPLHGWRLTWTFPSGQRVTQAWNATTTASGSQVTATDVGYNAVVPRNAVISFGFNGSWTGTNGAPGVFTLNGVACTGQAGPTSSPTVTTTPTATPTATPTPTTTPRPVDAMATVAAMQPGWNLGNTLDAIPDETAWGNPLTTRELLRHIRSQGYNSIRIPVTWNGHFGPAPDHTIDAAWLARVEQIVDWSLDEGFYVMLNLHHDSWEWADSYPTDKAGVLATYRALWDQLAATFRDHSSKLVLESINEPAFTDTADEQGDVFVQELNTDFVERVRASGGGNATRLLVLPTLHTSSEQPRLDALAETISRLDDPNIAATVHFYGWWPFSVNIAGGTRYSSEVEQDLVSSFDRVTSTFVERGIPVIIGEWALLAWDHTRPGIIERGEFLKYVEAVGYHARTRGLTTMVWDAGQFLDRSALRWRDQGVHDAMRSSWTTRSGTASSDRVYLPRTGTITATSLTLNLNGTTFQGLRYGSADLARGTDYTVDGTRLTLTASALSRLAGNREYGVNSTLEARFSQGVPWQISIITADPPLLGAATGSTSGLTIPTQFRGDQLATMEARYDDGTNAGPASWTSYKEFWSSFQPDYTAGTILLKPDFFAEVRDGRVTLTFHFWSGAQVTYIVTRSGTSVVGAESPPTGG; this is translated from the coding sequence ATGCGCCTCGGCCTGATCTTCGGCTGCCTGGCCGCCCTGCTCCTGGGCGGGAGCACGACGGCGCTCAGCGCCGACGCTGCTGCGGGGTGCCGGGTGGACTACAGGGTGCCGTCGCAGTGGCCGAGCGGCTTCACCGCCGACGTGAAGGTCACCAACCTGGGCGATCCGTTGCACGGTTGGCGCCTGACGTGGACCTTCCCGTCGGGACAGCGGGTCACGCAGGCGTGGAACGCGACGACCACGGCGTCGGGCAGCCAGGTCACCGCGACCGACGTCGGCTACAACGCCGTCGTGCCGAGGAACGCGGTGATCTCGTTCGGGTTCAACGGCTCGTGGACCGGCACCAACGGCGCACCGGGTGTGTTCACCCTGAACGGTGTGGCGTGCACCGGGCAGGCGGGACCGACCTCGTCACCGACGGTCACCACCACGCCGACGGCGACCCCGACGGCCACCCCGACCCCGACCACGACACCGCGACCGGTCGACGCGATGGCGACGGTCGCGGCGATGCAGCCCGGCTGGAACCTGGGCAACACCCTCGACGCGATCCCGGACGAGACCGCGTGGGGCAACCCCCTGACCACCCGGGAGCTGCTGCGCCACATCCGCTCGCAGGGGTACAACAGCATCCGCATCCCGGTGACGTGGAACGGTCACTTCGGCCCGGCTCCCGACCACACGATCGACGCGGCCTGGCTCGCCCGGGTCGAGCAGATCGTCGACTGGTCCCTGGACGAGGGGTTCTACGTGATGCTCAACCTGCACCACGACTCGTGGGAGTGGGCCGACTCGTACCCCACGGACAAGGCCGGCGTGCTCGCGACGTACCGGGCGCTGTGGGACCAGCTCGCGGCGACGTTCCGTGACCACTCCTCGAAGCTCGTTCTCGAGAGCATCAACGAGCCGGCGTTCACGGACACCGCGGACGAGCAGGGGGACGTGTTCGTCCAGGAGCTCAACACCGACTTCGTCGAGCGCGTCCGCGCCTCCGGCGGGGGGAACGCGACGCGGCTGCTCGTCCTGCCCACCCTGCACACCAGCAGCGAGCAGCCCCGGCTCGACGCGCTGGCCGAGACGATCAGCCGGCTCGACGACCCGAACATCGCGGCGACCGTCCACTTCTACGGGTGGTGGCCGTTCAGCGTCAACATCGCCGGCGGCACCCGCTACAGCAGCGAGGTCGAGCAGGACCTCGTCAGTTCCTTCGACCGCGTGACCAGCACCTTCGTCGAGCGCGGGATCCCTGTCATCATCGGCGAGTGGGCGCTGCTCGCCTGGGACCACACGCGCCCGGGCATCATCGAGCGGGGCGAGTTCCTCAAGTACGTCGAGGCGGTCGGGTACCACGCGCGCACCCGCGGCCTCACGACGATGGTGTGGGACGCCGGTCAGTTCCTCGACCGCAGCGCGCTCCGGTGGAGGGACCAGGGCGTGCACGATGCGATGCGGTCGAGCTGGACGACCCGGTCCGGCACCGCGTCGTCGGACCGGGTCTACCTGCCGCGCACCGGCACCATCACCGCCACGTCGCTCACGCTCAACCTGAACGGCACCACGTTCCAGGGGCTGCGGTACGGAAGCGCCGACCTGGCCCGTGGGACCGACTACACGGTCGACGGCACCCGGCTGACCCTGACCGCGTCGGCCCTCTCCCGGCTGGCAGGCAACCGGGAGTACGGCGTCAACTCCACCCTCGAGGCCCGCTTCTCCCAGGGAGTGCCCTGGCAGATCAGCATCATCACCGCCGACCCGCCCCTCCTCGGCGCCGCGACCGGCAGCACGAGCGGACTGACCATCCCCACCCAGTTCCGCGGCGACCAGCTGGCCACCATGGAAGCCCGGTACGACGACGGCACGAACGCCGGACCCGCCAGCTGGACCTCGTACAAGGAGTTCTGGAGCAGCTTCCAACCCGACTACACCGCGGGGACCATCCTGCTGAAGCCGGACTTCTTCGCCGAGGTCCGCGACGGCCGGGTCACGCTCACCTTCCACTTCTGGAGCGGCGCGCAGGTGACGTACATCGTCACCAGGTCCGGCACGTCTGTGGTCGGCGCGGAGAGTCCCCCGACGGGCGGCTGA
- a CDS encoding Type 1 glutamine amidotransferase-like domain-containing protein, with the protein MKLLLTSGGVTNPSIHSALVQLLGKPVDECDALVVPTAQWGHPLCGPASVRSLVAADARSRHFSGLGWGSLGVLELTALPTIGEERWAPWVREADVLLVDGGDATYLNHWMRESGLADLLPSLPDTVWVGVSAGSMVLTPRIGEYFVEWPAAPDDRTLGVVDFSIFPHLDAFPSNTLAHAQRWAADLGGPAYAIDEQTAIMVVDGTVEVVSEGQWTRFDE; encoded by the coding sequence GTGAAGCTCTTGCTGACGTCGGGCGGCGTCACGAACCCCAGCATCCACTCGGCGCTCGTGCAGCTTCTCGGCAAGCCGGTCGACGAGTGCGACGCGCTCGTCGTCCCGACCGCGCAGTGGGGTCATCCCCTGTGCGGGCCGGCGTCGGTGCGCAGCCTGGTGGCCGCCGATGCCCGCTCCCGGCACTTCTCCGGTCTGGGCTGGGGGTCGCTCGGTGTCCTCGAGCTCACCGCGCTGCCCACCATCGGCGAGGAGCGGTGGGCGCCCTGGGTGCGGGAGGCGGACGTCCTCCTGGTCGACGGTGGCGACGCGACGTACCTGAACCACTGGATGCGGGAGTCCGGGCTGGCCGACCTGCTGCCCTCGCTGCCGGACACGGTCTGGGTAGGGGTGAGCGCCGGGAGCATGGTGCTGACGCCGCGGATCGGGGAGTACTTCGTCGAATGGCCGGCCGCGCCGGACGACCGCACCCTGGGCGTCGTCGACTTCTCGATCTTCCCGCACCTGGACGCCTTCCCGAGCAACACCCTGGCGCACGCGCAGCGGTGGGCCGCAGACCTCGGTGGCCCGGCCTACGCCATCGATGAGCAGACGGCGATCATGGTCGTCGACGGCACCGTCGAGGTGGTCTCCGAAGGGCAGTGGACACGGTTCGACGAATGA
- a CDS encoding class I SAM-dependent methyltransferase — protein sequence MSEPFYSDAKLYDRLFPGRAPAVDFYRAEADRQGGSVLELGCGTGNKLIPIASDGHPCVGLELSTAMLAEAQRKADERGVELELVEGDMREFDLGRTFDLVIVAANSLLHLHETQDLVDCFRSVRRHLAPGGRLVFDGFNPSVQMLAHADGVRRRREALSFVDPDRGVMHVDVAETYDAAAQVTRARWYFSTESEADVAVAPLEIRSIFPQELPLLLALGGLRLVERFGDWSGRPFTGDAPVQLCVCESD from the coding sequence ATGAGCGAACCGTTCTACTCGGACGCCAAGTTGTACGACCGGTTGTTCCCGGGTCGCGCGCCGGCCGTCGACTTCTACAGGGCTGAGGCCGACCGGCAGGGCGGGTCTGTCTTGGAACTCGGGTGTGGCACCGGCAACAAGCTGATACCGATCGCGTCCGACGGGCATCCGTGCGTGGGCCTGGAGCTCTCGACGGCCATGCTTGCCGAGGCTCAGCGCAAGGCGGACGAGCGCGGCGTGGAGCTGGAGCTGGTGGAGGGCGACATGCGCGAGTTCGACCTCGGCCGAACGTTCGACCTCGTGATCGTCGCCGCCAACTCGTTGCTCCATCTGCATGAGACGCAGGACCTGGTCGACTGCTTCCGGTCGGTGCGAAGGCACCTGGCGCCAGGAGGACGGCTCGTCTTCGACGGGTTCAACCCGAGCGTGCAGATGCTTGCCCATGCCGACGGCGTCCGACGGAGGCGCGAGGCGCTGTCGTTCGTGGACCCCGATCGTGGCGTCATGCACGTCGACGTCGCGGAAACCTACGACGCGGCTGCGCAGGTCACTCGCGCGAGGTGGTACTTCTCGACCGAGTCCGAGGCCGACGTCGCTGTCGCGCCTCTGGAGATCAGGAGCATCTTTCCCCAGGAGCTGCCGCTCCTGCTCGCGCTGGGCGGGCTTCGGCTCGTCGAGCGCTTCGGCGACTGGTCCGGTCGACCGTTCACCGGGGACGCCCCGGTCCAGCTCTGCGTCTGCGAGTCGGACTGA